CTTACCTGAAGTCAAGGAATTAGCAGCGGAAGTAGAGAAGCTGGGAAgggagaatgatgagattgctAGTATGTTGTGTTTCAGCTTGTCGTGGAAAGATAGCTGATTGCGCTTTTTGTAGAACGTAATATCGAATTGAGGGATGAGTTGATAGCTCTTCGAGACGCTACTGCTCAATCGTACGCCTACGCCGaggggttgaagaggaaatggaCAGATATTGAAAAAGCTCAAGCGAATCTATATCAAGTGGGTCGCTGTCTACTTGCTAATATGGTATAGATATACAAATAAACTTTAGGGAGTTAATACTAATGAATGATTCTATACAACAGCGTAATAGGCCTTCGTTCCTTCATTTACGATTACGCCATTCGCTTACTGCCCAAGATGAACTATCAGAAAAGATAGCTTCGGCTTTCATAGAAGGTAGATCAGCAGGTGCTAGTTTACCTGGATCGAGGGTTGATTCGCCTTTGCCTGGTGCAGAGGGGACGAGTACACCTGTTTCTGGAGGAGATAGGGTAAGTTTATGTTGTCTGCTCTGTCCGCATGGTATGTACGCATACTAGACAATTGGCAGTGTcatcgatctttcttctgctCTTTCCGAATTTCCAGTACTATTattctttcaaagctgattcaagataccttcttcgtcgCAGAACCAAAGCAAAGCGATAGAAGACTTTATCAACGGTTTCAAAGCTGCTCGAAAGACGTATCACAAGCGTGCGATCTGGGCTGAGAGATGGTCAAGGGGTGAGGTAGCATGGAGGGATGATTAAAAAGGAATCGTTCTAGGAGATATCCGTATAACTATATACAAGCTGTTGTACAATTACATTGTTGTATTTATCGTCATGGCTTCGTCCTTGTGAATATCCAACTATACAGTACCCTATAGGTATCGCAATATAATTCATCCTTCCCAGAGGTACAACAAGTCCAATCAGATCAGAGCCACAACATCCAATGACCACTGATCTATAATCCTTCAACCATACTCCAGACTCTTACAATTCTCCAATTCTCATCGAACAGATAAAAAACATGTTCCTTCACCACCCTGCCCGTTCCATCTCCAAGAGCAATTTCCAACCTCGATGCTACCCTTCTATCTCCCACACTGGTTACTACGTCCTCAACCTTGAAGACAGATTTAGGTATGATGAGCTGGTGGTATTGCTCTGGCGACAGTGCTCGATCATTATGGTTGATAATCTTCTCTCCCAAGTAGCGGTCGAGGACAGAGGAAGGGAGCGAGGTGATAGTGTTTATGGCATCGATATAGGAACGATAATGCTTCTCGAGGTCTAAGTCTGAGGTGATGGAGGGCATCTTTGGTGTCCTGGTATTTTTCGGATCCTAGGATTCTCacaggaagatgacgaatggGTCTGTGTCTGCGTAGGTGGAAGGTTAGGAAGTTCAGCAAATCGATGCATACCGTATaccatatataccatatataccATGTTCATGTTTGGTTTGATGAGTAATCAGTCATTCCTCAAGAAAGGCTAGGTGGATACCAAATCATTACGTCATCTTATTTCTCTTATCTTGTCTTCATATCCATCCTCTGAACGTATATGTACCTATGACTTATGCATGTATTCATGTTCGTGACCCATActcatatatgtatatgctCATCATCCAGTCCTACATATTCCAAAAGCGATAATATGAACTTATGCAACAACAACCACTTCGACCTAATTCACCAAAACACTATAACTCCTTAAGTACCTTCTCAACGGTACCAACCAGTACCTCAGCATGTTTCTCACCAAAAGTCAAAGTAGGTCTCAACCTAACCGTCTGATCACCACATCCACCAATCTGGACACCGTTGTTCCTCATCTTGCCTAAGAATGTATCCCTCTGAGCTGGAGAGGCCATATCCCACGCAAGATACGttccatcaccttcacctctgAAATTCATGATTTTACCTTGAGCTACACTCGAGCCAAACAGCGATTTGAAGGATGATGCCAAGTTCAGACCTGTAGAAGCAGTATGAGAGACTAGGTCGTGGGATTTGATAAGTCGGATCATCTCTCTAGCTTGTAATGCTCTGACAGGATCACCCTATACActcaaatcaagatcatcgtcatcagctttcattctcttcatAGACAAATGTTTGGTCTATAAAGTAAgaaccaactcaccatccaagTATTGTAGTTTCTATACGGAGCATTGGGTCTAGTCTCCTTCTTATGGAACACTCCAGCAGCTTGCATCTTTTTACTGAACGTCACGAAATCAGGTTCCTCCCCTTCTTTCAAGCCCCATTTCTCGTGAGCCCAGAAAGTACCTGTAGCTCCTACACCGGTCTGGACCTCGTCAGCAATGAAGAATGCCCCGTGCTTCTTGGCGATCAGTCGAAGTTGTCGGAAGTAGTTGTTGGAGGCATGTCGATCTCCACCTTCTGATAAGATAGGTTCAATGATCACAGCTGCGACGGGTCGAGTTGATTTGCTGTATATACATACGAAAGTAGGAATAATGAGTGAAAATATAGCGATGAGATCATGTATGACGCAGGACGTACCTTTCAATCAAAATCTTCTCATACTCCTCCAaacatctcttctcctcggCTTCGTTCTCCTGGACATGCTCACTGAGTGGGTATTTCAATTCTGGGAATGGGGCAGCAGGCCAATCAAATGCAGGTATGTCGACCTGTCGACGAGCATCAAGGCAGAATCAGCACATAGTTGAACGGGATACAAGCAAAATATTGTCTGCTTGATACGATCACCCACCTTATGTATAGCTTTACTCCTCGTAGCACTCAAACTACCAAACAATCTACCGTGGAAACCGGATTTGAAGGAAAGTACGGATAGCTGAGGTGCACCAGGTGAATGGTTCGACATACATGAGTCTACAAGTATATTACTCATAATCAGCAAGAGCATCATGCGAATTCTGTAGTGTGATTAGTATATCTGTACTCacccatctcctcttttgTGAATGGTACATCCGGTCCACCTCTTTCCCTCTGCCTATAAGCCATGAAAGAGCACTTGAAAGCGGTTTCTACCATTTCAAATCGATAGAATACGATTAGAATATTTTGCCAAAGGATGAGGGGTGTGATAGAACATACCATTCGCACTAGAACCACAAAGGGTGGTTATCAATTGATCTAAGCCTTTAGGTTGGACGGTCAATAAACCGGTTTTGAGCCATTCTGCCCATTGAACAGGTGGGAAAGATCCCAGTGCAGGTCGGTTCATAGCTGCTTTGGCGAACTCATCCTGATATAACAGTGCAACACCAGGTGTTAGCTTCTCATTCTAGATCGTGGTCCAACGACACGTGAAATTCAAAGGAAAGGGGTGCGGAATGTATCAAGAAGAGCTAACTCTATGGGGTAAGGTGCAAAACAAGGTCTCTTTATTTGTAACATGGTAAATTGTTacaatgaagaagaaaggatgggTTACTACCCCGACTCACGGTTTTTGCCAGTTCCAACAACGCAGGAACGTTATAACCCAAAGCTATAGATGAGATCTGAGCGAATACATCTAACAATACATTCCCATCTGCGTCCACAAGGTAATTTCCTATaacacacacatacacacagTCATTAAATGAATTACATTGCATGGCTTGAGTGATAGAGGACATGGTTAATATGACTTACCACTTGATTCCTCATAGTTCGGTACGATCACATGAGTTCTTGGATCTTGAAAAGTATCTATCTCTTTACTCTATATCACTCATACTCATAATCAGCTAAATATCTACCAGCGAGTAGCATGACAGCCACAGAAACTCACAGCGGCAATACCTTTTGGTCCGGGAACTTTGTCGGTCTTGACAGATGGTCCACTAGGTTCATCAGGTATGAGATCTGTTGATGAGAATGCTCTGACCCCTAGGGATCGAGTACGAAGGGAAAGGGTGGACTTGGAAGTGGATCGAACAGCTCTAGTGAACATCTTGATTGCGAGTTTGGTTATTGTGGTTGGGAAGACAGAAACGAAGAAGGTCGATTAGAGTCGTAGTGTCGGTATATATACACTTGATTACGAGGAGGGTATGTACTTGTACTGCTCATACACCAGGGACATGAGATGACCGAAGTTATTTGTGTTTTTCGATTGGTGATCTACGATCTATGACCTATGATCCTACCAAAATTGGGGTTCAATCAAAGTCGTGtttcttcaatcctctttTATCAGATATACACAAGAAGGGGAATGAAAACTATGAGTACGCAGTCCAACCCGACAAAGTGAGAAGACGACAATGCTCAACCTGGTGATGTGATGGGATTAGACCGAAGTGGGAATTTATTGATAGGGAATAGCAGTAGTAACAGCAATAGCAATGGCAATCAATTGATGGTATCAATGAATGGAGCAGATTAAACGATAGATAAGTTGGAGGTAGATAGGATGAGTTgtttttctcctctttggGAGTAGGCGAGATTCCTTTACTCGATTTATGGATTTACCCGAGTTTACTCAATTTTCGGCTGTTCCGAGTACTGGTAAGTCTTCTTTGGtcctatcttccttcctatGACCTATTGGGATGTACATGCCCAGCTCTGTGCATCAAGAACAATCATATCCGTGCATGAACTaatccacatccacacaAAACGATGGCGTGAGGCGTTATCTCTTGATGTGTGATggcatcaacatcaacatcaacctcgAAACACGCCTGTTCATTACTAGGTTAGGTTAATTACATTTGATCGCCTTGATTTTCATTCATGGGGGACAGTCATAACCTCATGTTCAGATTAATTAGCTTGTATGGTGTATACATGACTGAACATGACTAAACATGTGTAAATGGCGTTGTAACGGAAAGGAGCGTCACAGTCCGGAAGTATTCCATACTCGTAATGAACATCATCGGATTTATCAATTTACGACTGAAGTGGGGGGATACAAAGCTAAGGCGATTTTGCCGAGATGGGCGTTTTCGCTCGGTCATCTCTATTCTATGAGCATGCGTCTTGTTCGGAATTCTCACGCTCACTTGGATGATAGGTTGGTTCCCCTTATCTACCAATTGAAAGTGACTGTGGGATCACTGTATGAGCGTCATCGGTCAAGGCCGATCCGCGcatttcatctcatatcaTTGCAAGCTAAGCTAAAGATAAAAGTCGGCAATTGTCAGATTCACTTACAAGAGTAAAAACATACctattatcattcatatacATAAACAGAGTACTAGTATTTCGGAAATCTTTATACCTTGTGTAATTCCTTTCCATCACGCACGACCTAATAACAACGCGAACTGGCCCGTTACCCCACTCTGAAAACTCCgacagatcagatcagattcCATCTCTAGCCATACGCTCTCTATCATGACCCTTATTCCAACTCCTTCCGCACCCTGGCAAGAGGTCGCACAGGCCAAGAGACAAGCTAGAGACGCATTGATACCAGAAGAATGGCGTATCCAACCTACCGAAGCCGATAACGTCATAGATGTTCCAAAGACTTGCGGTGTGTTATCTCCCAAAGAAATTGAGATTACGGAGTTGGACGCTCCAACTTTGGTTGGGAAGATGGTAGCAGGGGAATTGAAGAGCTATGAAGTCACTCTGGCTTTCTGTAAAAGGGCTGCGATAGCTCAACAATTGGTAGGTtacattctcatctccattcATTCTTTCAACTGTATCAACTCATCTCGAACTAGGATGGGCGTTCTGCTAACCGTTAGCTTGATATTTGTCTAGACCAACTGTCTCACAGAGATACTCTTCACTGCAGCTTTGGATACTGCCAAAacgatagatgaagaatatGCTCGTACGGGAACACCCTTAGGTCCCTTACATGGTTTACCAGTTTCACTCAAAGATAACTTCTATGTACAAGGTGTAGATACCACCGTTGGATTTGTAGCTTGGGCTAACGATCCTGCTccaaaggagaaagaaagtGAGATGACTAAGATCATGAGGGAATGTGGAGCAGTATTGTTCTGTAAGACGTAAGTGAACATCTCAGAAGATAAGAAAACTTGATTCTCCGAGTGAAAGGTTTAGATTCTGATATTTATGTTGGATGCAGAAATGTTCCCACAGCTATGATGATAGCAGAAACGTACAACAACGTCTGGGGATATACTACCAATCCATACAACAGGAAATGTTCATCAGGTGGTTCGTCAGGTGGTGAAAGTGCTTTATTGGCTTTGAAAGGTATGTAATACCTTCCCATTTCAAAACTCCATTATACTGACAGCAATCCATTATAGGCTCTCCTCTAGGTGTTGGGACAGACATTGGTGGATCAATCCGTAAGTAGTCAAAACCCTTCTCTTCCTACCACCTACGCCTATTAACACTAATAGAATTCATCATCTAGGTATCCCCGCTTCGTTCTGCGGTCTATATTCCCTTAAACCCTCTTTCGGCAGATTCGCGACATACGGCGCACGATCAGGCCTACCAGGCCAAGAAGCTAttcgatcgatcaatggtCCTATGTCTACTTCACTTGATGCAGTTGAGTTATGGGCGAAGAGTGTAGTAGGCAAAGAACCATGGTATAGGGATCCCAATATGCTACCTATCCCTTGGAGAGAGGTGGAAGTACCTGAGAAATTGTGCTTTGGTATGTTGGCCATACTTGTCAGTGGTCTACGACTCTGGAGCTGATGACGTATTGCGATAGGTATAATCCTGGATAACGGGATGGTCAAACCTACTCCACCCGTCACACGGGCTTTgttgaagacgaagaaagctttggaagctgctgGACACAAGGTGGTGGAATGGTCACCgtgagtatatcatcatcattactcATGTAACAAAGCCATGGTCTGATGATGCTGGTGTAGATATAAGCCCGAAGAAGCGAATACCATCGTCAACAGGTTCTTCCAAGGTGACGGAGGAGTCAAGATAGCTCAATACATCTCTTTATCGGGTGAGACGTACGTTGAGGGTCTATCAGCGTACAAAGCAAGACATGAAGCTTTGAAGTCTACTCCACCTTTAGTAGGTGATCTATGGGATATCCA
The nucleotide sequence above comes from Kwoniella europaea PYCC6329 chromosome 1, complete sequence. Encoded proteins:
- a CDS encoding 4-aminobutyrate aminotransferase; this encodes MFTRAVRSTSKSTLSLRTRSLGVRAFSSTDLIPDEPSGPSVKTDKVPGPKGIAASKEIDTFQDPRTHVIVPNYEESSGNYLVDADGNVLLDVFAQISSIALGYNVPALLELAKTDEFAKAAMNRPALGSFPPVQWAEWLKTGLLTVQPKGLDQLITTLCGSSANETAFKCSFMAYRQRERGGPDVPFTKEEMDSCMSNHSPGAPQLSVLSFKSGFHGRLFGSLSATRSKAIHKVDIPAFDWPAAPFPELKYPLSEHVQENEAEEKRCLEEYEKILIESKSTRPVAAVIIEPILSEGGDRHASNNYFRQLRLIAKKHGAFFIADEVQTGVGATGTFWAHEKWGLKEGEEPDFVTFSKKMQAAGVFHKKETRPNAPYRNYNTWMGDPVRALQAREMIRLIKSHDLVSHTASTGLNLASSFKSLFGSSVAQGKIMNFRGEGDGTYLAWDMASPAQRDTFLGKMRNNGVQIGGCGDQTVRLRPTLTFGEKHAEVLVGTVEKVLKEL